The following are encoded together in the Salvia hispanica cultivar TCC Black 2014 chromosome 6, UniMelb_Shisp_WGS_1.0, whole genome shotgun sequence genome:
- the LOC125193070 gene encoding uncharacterized protein LOC125193070 isoform X1, producing MTALARLVDAGSVSRAATEEVSFQKLAAQSIGRELRDADEANLIDEEDMRIFGLRPMTDPLDLVCCNACKKPIKASHYATHAELCKSLGSRAEINVELNGPAVTKKPPRKERKKSQITQSKKAKSLGESKKFDSVDSGDLAAPGRRIDGNIQMSLLPEARRETPLNTNKINGSTVNPYSVDCFKDVTKRSSKPRKRTSTENPSNQGTQNLCKPAAEVLPYVPAPLATKIYYSQRNHNLRRAISHMFFEEPDKQLSNEVPSSEDYQVNATLGQTSYPGTFCNEQVAPQQRDNKILLFARTPDHVLSARSNFYMGESGAFEPSMTSAAQLPVNNTLGPHCIVNSYSFSDKPGNSLVTLQQGSGTVPVV from the exons ATGACAGCCTTGGCGAGGCTTGTGGATGCTGGAAGTGTCTCAAGAGCTGCAACAG AGGAAGTTAGCTTCCAAAAGTTGGCTGCACAATCCATAGGGAGAGAATTACGAGATGCAGATGAAGCAAATTTGATTGATGAAGAAG ATATGcgtatttttggtttgagACCAATGACAGATCCTTTGGATTTG GTATGTTGCAATGCTTGCAAGAAGCCAATCAAGGCCAGTCATTATGCTACGCATGCAg AGCTCTGTAAGTCTCTAGGTTCTAGAGCGGAAATCAATGTGGAACTTAATGGCCCTGCAGTGACTAAGAAACCTCCAAGGAAGGAGAGGAAAAAGTCACAGATTACTCAAAGCA AAAAGGCCAAATCACTCGGAGAGTCCAAAAAATTTGATTCTGTAGACTCTGGTGATCTAGCTGCACCAGGACGTCGTATAGATGGGAATATTCAAATGAGTCTCTTGCCTGAAGCTCGAC GTGAAACACCTTTGAACACCAACAAAATTAATGGTTCAACAGTGAACCCTTACAGCGTGGACTGTTTCAAAGATGTAACCAAACGCTCATCGAAACCGCGCAAAAG GACATCAACTGAAAATCCATCAAATCAAGGTACTCAGAATTTGTGCAAGCCAGCTGCCGAGGTTCTTCCAT ATGTACCAGCTCCCCTTGCGACCAAAATATACTATTCCCAAAGAAATCACAATCTCCGAAGAGCCATTTCTCACATGTTCTTTGAGGAACCAGACAAACAGTTGAGCAATGAGGTTCCATCTTCAGAAGATTATCAAGTAAATGCTACTCTCGGACAAACTTCATATCCTGGAACTTTTTGCAATGAACAAGTTGCACCTCAGCAG AGAGACAACAAAATTTTGCTCTTTGCTCGAACTCCTGACCACGTTCTTTCAGCAAGGTCAAACTTCTACATGGGCGAGTCAGGAGCATTTGAACCATCCATGACCTCAGCTGCTCAACTCCCTGTGAATAATACTCTAGGACCTCATTGCATAGTGAATTCTTATTCATTTTCTGACAAACCTG gAAACTCTCTAGTTACTCTCCAGCAAGGCAGTGGAACTGTTCCCGTTGTATAG
- the LOC125193070 gene encoding uncharacterized protein LOC125193070 isoform X2, with the protein MTALARLVDAGSVSRAATEEVSFQKLAAQSIGRELRDADEANLIDEEDMRIFGLRPMTDPLDLVCCNACKKPIKASHYATHAELCKSLGSRAEINVELNGPAVTKKPPRKERKKSQITQSKKAKSLGESKKFDSVDSGDLAAPGRRIDGNIQMSLLPEARRETPLNTNKINGSTVNPYSVDCFKDVTKRSSKPRKRTSTENPSNQGTQNLCKPAAEVLPYVPAPLATKIYYSQRNHNLRRAISHMFFEEPDKQLSNEVPSSEDYQVNATLGQTSYPGTFCNEQVAPQQKF; encoded by the exons ATGACAGCCTTGGCGAGGCTTGTGGATGCTGGAAGTGTCTCAAGAGCTGCAACAG AGGAAGTTAGCTTCCAAAAGTTGGCTGCACAATCCATAGGGAGAGAATTACGAGATGCAGATGAAGCAAATTTGATTGATGAAGAAG ATATGcgtatttttggtttgagACCAATGACAGATCCTTTGGATTTG GTATGTTGCAATGCTTGCAAGAAGCCAATCAAGGCCAGTCATTATGCTACGCATGCAg AGCTCTGTAAGTCTCTAGGTTCTAGAGCGGAAATCAATGTGGAACTTAATGGCCCTGCAGTGACTAAGAAACCTCCAAGGAAGGAGAGGAAAAAGTCACAGATTACTCAAAGCA AAAAGGCCAAATCACTCGGAGAGTCCAAAAAATTTGATTCTGTAGACTCTGGTGATCTAGCTGCACCAGGACGTCGTATAGATGGGAATATTCAAATGAGTCTCTTGCCTGAAGCTCGAC GTGAAACACCTTTGAACACCAACAAAATTAATGGTTCAACAGTGAACCCTTACAGCGTGGACTGTTTCAAAGATGTAACCAAACGCTCATCGAAACCGCGCAAAAG GACATCAACTGAAAATCCATCAAATCAAGGTACTCAGAATTTGTGCAAGCCAGCTGCCGAGGTTCTTCCAT ATGTACCAGCTCCCCTTGCGACCAAAATATACTATTCCCAAAGAAATCACAATCTCCGAAGAGCCATTTCTCACATGTTCTTTGAGGAACCAGACAAACAGTTGAGCAATGAGGTTCCATCTTCAGAAGATTATCAAGTAAATGCTACTCTCGGACAAACTTCATATCCTGGAACTTTTTGCAATGAACAAGTTGCACCTCAGCAG AAGTTCTAA